In Reichenbachiella agarivorans, one genomic interval encodes:
- a CDS encoding DUF2851 family protein — MIAAGLGVELTTVQESFLHFVWNYQRYDHADLRSTQDLPIEIYKIGNHNTDAGPDFLNAKLSLAGIQWHGSVEIHVNSSDWNHHNHHLDEKYNNVILHVVWNHDVDCYRSDGEVLPVLELKNRVPIALIDRYKKLVYDPHEIPCQDQFSQVRDIDKLSMLDQMAIERLRRKSTLILDRLERNKGSWEETVYQLVAQSFGFKKNADSMLKLAEVLSHKVLLKQQTDRLDTEALLFGVAGFLDQTGLDEYAEKLTERYAYLSKKYRTGDFQMLRVEWNFLRMRPGNFPTVRLAELSAFIFAHAKFFHLILHHTSIKELRQLFEAELSPYWQVHYDFGKKSTRPHHGLGSASIDVLLINTVAPVLAAYSQYVGDELYMDRAVDLLHQLKAEKNRVIEAWQNMGMSAKTAFDSQALLELKNEFCLKKKCLSCKIGLKLISD; from the coding sequence TTGATTGCAGCGGGTTTGGGAGTAGAGCTTACTACTGTGCAAGAATCCTTTTTACACTTCGTCTGGAACTACCAGAGATATGATCATGCTGATCTGAGATCTACACAAGATCTACCGATAGAAATATATAAGATTGGAAATCACAATACGGATGCAGGGCCAGATTTTCTCAATGCTAAGTTGAGTTTGGCTGGTATCCAATGGCATGGAAGTGTCGAAATCCATGTCAATTCGTCGGATTGGAATCATCACAACCATCATCTCGATGAGAAGTACAACAATGTAATTCTCCATGTAGTATGGAACCATGATGTTGACTGCTACAGGTCAGATGGCGAGGTGTTGCCCGTTTTGGAATTGAAAAACAGAGTGCCAATTGCATTGATTGATCGGTACAAAAAATTGGTGTATGATCCACATGAGATTCCTTGCCAAGACCAATTTAGTCAAGTGAGAGACATTGATAAACTGTCTATGTTGGATCAGATGGCTATAGAACGCCTCAGAAGAAAGTCGACTTTGATTTTGGATCGACTGGAGAGAAACAAAGGTTCTTGGGAAGAGACTGTGTATCAGTTGGTGGCTCAGAGTTTTGGCTTTAAGAAGAACGCAGACTCGATGCTAAAACTTGCTGAAGTGCTCTCTCACAAAGTTTTGCTCAAACAGCAGACAGACAGGCTGGATACAGAGGCATTGTTATTCGGTGTAGCAGGATTTTTGGATCAAACAGGGCTAGATGAATATGCTGAAAAACTGACCGAGCGTTATGCATATTTGTCTAAGAAATACCGAACAGGGGACTTTCAGATGCTAAGGGTGGAGTGGAATTTTCTCCGCATGCGACCAGGTAATTTCCCTACCGTGAGACTAGCAGAGTTGTCAGCTTTCATTTTTGCGCATGCTAAATTTTTTCATTTGATTCTTCACCATACTTCTATCAAAGAGCTCAGGCAATTATTTGAAGCGGAGCTTTCTCCGTATTGGCAAGTGCATTATGATTTTGGTAAGAAGTCTACACGACCCCATCATGGATTGGGATCTGCAAGTATCGATGTGCTGTTGATCAATACAGTTGCGCCCGTGTTGGCGGCATATAGTCAATATGTCGGTGATGAGTTGTATATGGATCGCGCAGTGGATTTGCTTCACCAGCTCAAGGCTGAGAAGAATCGAGTCATTGAGGCATGGCAGAACATGGGGATGAGCGCAAAAACTGCCTTTGACAGTCAGGCACTGCTCGAACTGAAGAATGAGTTTTGTTTGAAAAAGAAGTGTCTTTCCTGTAAAATTGGGCTCAAGCTCATTTCCGATTGA
- a CDS encoding ABC transporter ATP-binding protein produces MAREKLKEEDKRKLNSENFKKLYSIFQYLIPYRTKFIVGLIFLVVGSFLLMGFPYIAGKLIDVAGGDQSWYLKDINQVALALMAILFLQGVISYFRVYLFAQVSENAMADVRNDLYKRLIHLPINFFDKNRTGDLMSRITSDVSMLQTTFSTTLAELIRQVVTLVVGLTAIFITTPALSVFMLCVLPVLIVAAMIFGKKIRVLSRKSQDELAISSTIAEETFQSILAVKSFTNETFENRRFSAAQSRVASTAIGAAKYRAAFISFIIFALFGAMVAIIWYGALLMQRGEMSIGDLISFVLYTAFIGGSIAGLGDLFGQLQRAIGASERILEIQQEDTEHEEVVVSTQPVDNVLGNISFENVTFSYESRKDIKVLNQLSLNIQSGEKVAIVGKSGAGKTTIAQLLMRLYKGYEGAIKIDNKEIGTYDLAQLRASIGIVPQEIILFGGSIRENIAYGNPLATEEEIIAAAKKAHAIEFIDSFPEGLDTLVGERGIKLSGGQRQRIAIARTILKNPAILILDEATSSLDAESENQVQQAFNELMKNRTTLIIAHRLATIKSVDNIFVLENGSIKESGNHDELLGRTNSTYNHLVNLQLVE; encoded by the coding sequence ATGGCACGCGAGAAGCTCAAGGAAGAAGACAAAAGAAAGCTTAACAGTGAGAACTTCAAAAAGCTATACAGCATATTCCAATACCTCATCCCCTACAGAACCAAGTTCATCGTCGGGCTGATTTTTTTGGTAGTAGGTAGTTTTCTATTGATGGGATTCCCATATATCGCTGGCAAGCTCATAGATGTCGCTGGTGGTGATCAAAGCTGGTATCTGAAGGACATCAATCAAGTCGCCCTTGCTTTGATGGCCATTTTGTTTTTACAAGGGGTTATTTCCTACTTCAGAGTGTACCTTTTTGCTCAAGTGAGCGAAAATGCCATGGCGGATGTCCGCAATGATCTCTACAAAAGATTGATCCATCTGCCCATCAATTTTTTTGACAAAAATCGAACGGGAGATTTGATGAGTCGAATCACATCAGATGTGAGCATGTTGCAAACTACGTTTTCCACTACACTTGCTGAGTTGATCCGCCAAGTCGTCACATTGGTTGTCGGACTCACAGCTATCTTCATCACCACACCGGCACTCAGTGTATTTATGCTTTGCGTGTTGCCTGTATTGATTGTGGCGGCTATGATTTTTGGAAAGAAGATCAGAGTCTTATCTAGAAAATCTCAAGATGAGTTGGCAATCTCCTCCACCATTGCTGAAGAGACTTTTCAATCCATCTTAGCTGTCAAATCTTTTACTAACGAAACCTTCGAAAACAGACGCTTCTCGGCAGCTCAAAGCAGAGTAGCCAGTACAGCTATCGGAGCAGCCAAATACAGGGCTGCTTTTATATCCTTCATCATTTTTGCTCTCTTTGGGGCGATGGTTGCTATCATCTGGTATGGTGCATTATTAATGCAACGTGGGGAAATGAGCATTGGTGATTTGATTTCGTTCGTACTATATACTGCTTTTATTGGTGGTTCTATCGCGGGACTGGGTGATTTGTTTGGACAATTGCAAAGAGCCATCGGTGCATCCGAGCGGATTTTGGAGATTCAACAAGAAGACACCGAGCATGAGGAAGTGGTCGTATCAACTCAACCAGTGGATAATGTGCTCGGGAATATCTCTTTCGAAAATGTGACCTTCTCCTATGAAAGCCGAAAAGACATCAAAGTTCTCAATCAACTTTCGCTCAACATACAATCAGGAGAAAAAGTAGCCATCGTGGGCAAAAGTGGTGCTGGCAAGACAACCATTGCTCAGCTACTCATGAGGCTCTACAAAGGTTATGAAGGAGCGATCAAAATTGACAACAAGGAAATTGGCACTTATGACCTTGCTCAACTCAGAGCAAGTATTGGAATCGTGCCACAAGAGATTATTCTGTTTGGCGGAAGTATCCGTGAAAACATCGCCTATGGCAATCCATTAGCAACCGAAGAGGAAATAATCGCTGCAGCAAAAAAAGCCCACGCCATCGAGTTCATCGACTCATTCCCAGAGGGTCTCGACACATTGGTAGGCGAACGAGGCATCAAACTATCAGGAGGTCAACGCCAGCGCATCGCCATAGCCAGAACCATCCTCAAGAACCCTGCGATCCTTATCCTAGATGAGGCGACTAGCTCTTTGGACGCAGAGTCAGAAAACCAAGTACAGCAGGCTTTCAATGAACTGATGAAGAACAGAACCACTTTGATCATCGCGCACAGACTAGCGACCATCAAATCGGTAGACAATATTTTTGTTTTGGAGAATGGAAGTATCAAAGAATCAGGCAATCACGACGAATTGCTTGGTAGAACAAATAGCACCTACAATCACTTGGTTAATTTACAGTTGGTCGAATAA
- a CDS encoding TerC family protein — protein MNLIFTNLFSGTNELLLFGLFGIVIILFLVVDLGLVHKGPKKISQKDALLQTIFWIFISTVFGAMIYFFGGGTEDALEFFSAYVTEKALSVDNIFVILLILRYFKVKDEYYHDILFWGILGAIVFRAIFIFLGALLIGEFHWILYIFGVFLIYSGIKIFNEDEEMDIEPEKNLVAKWARKFLPISKEEKGGKFFFRENGKFWFTPLFLVIILIETTDLIFAVDSIPAAFAISQNEFIIYTSNIFAVMGLRAMFFLLANVLDKFYLLQKGLSIVLIFIGAKMLLEWDLIQSGFQYIGLGHVHIPVIWSFVVIILALTLSIVLSVIFPQAPEPAEPIETTENKA, from the coding sequence ATGAACCTAATATTTACGAATCTCTTTTCTGGAACCAACGAACTATTATTGTTTGGTCTTTTTGGAATTGTTATCATACTGTTCCTAGTCGTCGATTTAGGGCTGGTTCACAAAGGGCCAAAAAAAATCAGTCAAAAAGACGCGCTGCTGCAGACAATTTTTTGGATATTCATATCCACAGTCTTTGGAGCAATGATCTACTTCTTCGGTGGCGGCACAGAAGATGCCTTAGAGTTCTTCTCGGCTTATGTGACCGAAAAGGCACTCTCTGTTGACAACATATTTGTCATTCTTCTCATTCTTCGCTATTTCAAAGTCAAAGACGAATACTACCACGACATCCTGTTTTGGGGTATCCTAGGTGCCATTGTGTTCAGAGCGATCTTTATTTTCCTTGGCGCATTGCTCATTGGTGAGTTCCATTGGATTCTGTACATATTTGGTGTTTTCCTTATCTACTCAGGCATCAAGATCTTCAACGAAGATGAAGAAATGGATATCGAGCCTGAAAAGAACCTCGTGGCAAAATGGGCAAGAAAATTTTTACCTATTTCGAAAGAAGAAAAAGGAGGAAAGTTCTTTTTCAGAGAAAATGGTAAGTTTTGGTTTACGCCCCTGTTTTTGGTCATCATTTTGATCGAAACCACTGATTTGATCTTTGCCGTGGATTCTATACCTGCAGCATTTGCTATCAGCCAAAACGAATTCATCATCTATACATCCAACATATTTGCAGTCATGGGTCTGAGAGCCATGTTCTTTTTATTGGCCAATGTTTTGGACAAATTTTACCTCTTGCAAAAGGGACTTTCTATTGTCTTGATATTCATTGGAGCCAAAATGCTCTTAGAATGGGATTTGATCCAAAGCGGATTCCAGTACATTGGACTGGGTCATGTTCACATTCCTGTCATCTGGTCATTTGTGGTGATTATTTTGGCATTGACACTTTCAATTGTCTTGTCTGTCATATTCCCTCAAGCCCCAGAACCTGCCGAGCCTATTGAAACTACTGAAAACAAAGCGTAG
- a CDS encoding LOG family protein, protein MKSICVYCGSSMGNNPLFLSAAQLLGRQLAEGDIALVYGGATLGLMGAVANACLDAGGQVLGVIPRFLDEVEITHRGLTEIVITESMHERKTIMADRADGFIALPGGFGTLEELMEILTWSQLGLLQKPIGILNVAGYYDALIALFAQMKKEGLIKEVNMNLFVVKDNVQDLLLALSDFQSQITNHRQKLGLT, encoded by the coding sequence ATGAAAAGTATTTGTGTGTATTGTGGGTCTTCGATGGGTAACAATCCCTTGTTTTTGTCTGCTGCCCAACTGCTCGGTAGGCAATTGGCTGAGGGCGACATTGCGTTGGTGTACGGAGGAGCAACGCTGGGACTCATGGGTGCTGTTGCCAATGCTTGTTTGGACGCTGGGGGTCAAGTATTGGGTGTGATCCCTCGTTTTTTGGATGAGGTGGAGATTACCCACCGCGGCTTGACAGAGATCGTGATTACTGAATCGATGCACGAGCGCAAGACTATCATGGCTGATCGAGCAGATGGATTTATCGCTTTACCAGGCGGATTTGGCACACTGGAGGAACTGATGGAAATTCTGACTTGGAGTCAATTGGGTTTGCTTCAAAAACCCATTGGAATATTGAATGTTGCTGGGTATTATGATGCTTTGATTGCTTTGTTTGCACAAATGAAGAAGGAAGGTCTGATTAAAGAAGTCAACATGAACCTGTTTGTCGTAAAGGATAATGTGCAAGATTTGCTCTTGGCACTTTCTGATTTTCAATCTCAGATAACCAACCATAGGCAAAAATTAGGTCTTACCTAG